One part of the Bacteroidia bacterium genome encodes these proteins:
- a CDS encoding YkgJ family cysteine cluster protein, which translates to MEEELGQELRRAKDKRAETRKFFARLRKKKPKKLDQYVSEFHDEVFEEIDCLSCANCCKTTSPVFTDRDIERIAKHLRMKPSQFVEEYLHMDEERDYVLNVAPCPFLLPDNCCMIYDVRPKACREYPHTNRKRFHQVLGLTLKNTEICPATARIVSKLAEVNF; encoded by the coding sequence ATGGAAGAAGAACTTGGCCAGGAACTCAGGCGGGCAAAGGATAAACGGGCAGAAACCCGAAAATTCTTTGCCCGCCTGAGAAAAAAGAAACCTAAGAAGCTCGATCAATACGTCAGTGAATTTCACGATGAGGTTTTTGAGGAAATCGATTGTCTGAGCTGCGCAAATTGTTGCAAGACGACCAGTCCGGTTTTTACGGATAGAGACATCGAACGCATCGCCAAACATTTGCGAATGAAGCCTTCTCAATTTGTTGAGGAGTATCTACACATGGATGAGGAAAGGGATTATGTATTAAATGTGGCGCCCTGTCCCTTTCTGCTCCCTGACAATTGCTGTATGATCTATGACGTGCGGCCAAAGGCATGTCGGGAATATCCACATACCAATCGAAAGAGATTTCATCAGGTATTAGGACTTACACTAAAAAATACTGAGATATGTCCGGCTACGGCCAGGATTGTATCCAAATTGGCAGAAGTAAATTTCTAA
- a CDS encoding acyl transferase, whose amino-acid sequence MNTFDPDSFAKILLSGTFDFEQKSEELWRYQLDQNMVIRDYCKRLGREERQSIPIEFFKHFEMKAGDWQEEMIFKSSGTSGQTPSRHFVKDVSLYDQISLQGFHHFFAEGEYKILALLPSYLERGSSSLVHMVKNWIDHFGLPGSGFYLYNFAELRKAIYEAIDAGERIILIGVAYALLDFVDKEKITLPADTIVMETGGMKGRKKEMIREELHAHLKEGLGLERICSEYGMTELMSQAYTVESGRFRTAPSMQVFVSDIHLNRLIQKAGISGRLHIIDLANIHSCAFIATDDIGRIHEDGSFEVLGRLDTAEIRGCSLMYE is encoded by the coding sequence ATGAATACATTTGATCCCGACTCCTTTGCGAAAATTCTCCTGTCCGGAACCTTTGACTTTGAGCAGAAGTCTGAGGAATTATGGCGCTATCAATTAGACCAGAATATGGTTATACGGGATTACTGTAAAAGGTTGGGTAGGGAGGAACGGCAATCCATTCCGATTGAATTTTTCAAGCATTTTGAGATGAAAGCGGGGGATTGGCAGGAGGAAATGATCTTCAAAAGCAGTGGAACTAGTGGCCAAACTCCTTCGAGACATTTTGTGAAGGATGTTTCCTTATATGACCAAATCAGCCTTCAGGGCTTTCATCATTTTTTTGCGGAAGGGGAATACAAGATTCTGGCTTTGTTGCCTTCCTATCTGGAGAGAGGTAGCTCCTCTTTGGTTCATATGGTAAAAAACTGGATCGATCATTTTGGACTGCCGGGCAGTGGTTTTTATCTCTATAATTTCGCGGAGCTGAGAAAGGCTATTTATGAAGCAATAGATGCAGGCGAAAGGATCATTCTGATCGGGGTGGCTTATGCTTTACTGGATTTTGTGGATAAGGAAAAAATCACCTTACCAGCTGATACGATTGTAATGGAGACAGGTGGGATGAAAGGGAGGAAAAAGGAAATGATTCGAGAGGAATTACATGCGCATTTAAAGGAAGGATTAGGGCTAGAAAGGATCTGTTCAGAATACGGGATGACTGAATTGATGAGTCAGGCATATACAGTGGAAAGTGGCCGCTTTCGCACAGCTCCCAGTATGCAGGTATTTGTTTCGGACATTCACCTAAACCGCCTTATCCAAAAAGCAGGCATTTCGGGGAGGCTGCATATCATTGACCTGGCTAATATTCATTCTTGTGCTTTTATCGCTACAGATGATATTGGCAGGATACATGAGGATGGGAGTTTTGAGGTGCTGGGGCGTTTGGATACGGCCGAGATACGGGGCTGTAGTTTGATGTATGAGTAG
- a CDS encoding magnesium chelatase: MPDFSSLTKIKTLGELRASSYTPKSVKDELRENLIQKMKSGETIFKGILGYEETVIPDIQRAILSRHNIILLGLRGQAKTRIARQMLDLLDEYIPIVQGSEVRDDPFQPISRYARDLIAEQGDDTPVEWVHRDTRYAEKLATPDVTVADLIGDVDPIKAATLKLPYSDERVIHFGLIPRSHRGLFTINELPDLQPRIQVALFNILQESDIQIRGFQLRFPLDVQFVFTANPEDYTNRGSIVTPLKDRIESQILTHYPKSLDLSLAITQQEARLAEAQRERVEIAPICAKLVEQVAIEARESEYVDEKSGVSARLTISAYENLNSAVERRSILNGEDKGYSRISDLMGVIPAITGKIELVYEGEQEGPAIVASKLISKAIRSAFVDYFPNPEKLKRNAPENPYREITQWFGRGHVVDLMNNSSEKEFRKDLDGIPGLDKLVKDYHPKASGEEKYLLMEFVLHGLAEYSLLSKQGLESGLQFKDLLSGMLNIDDFGVDDDDDDYGGYYEKG; the protein is encoded by the coding sequence ATGCCTGATTTTTCATCGCTTACAAAGATAAAAACCCTCGGCGAACTTAGAGCCAGCTCATATACCCCAAAAAGTGTTAAAGACGAACTTAGAGAGAACCTGATTCAGAAAATGAAATCAGGTGAAACTATTTTCAAGGGGATTCTTGGCTATGAGGAAACCGTAATACCCGATATACAAAGAGCCATCCTTTCCCGACACAACATCATTTTACTGGGACTAAGAGGACAGGCCAAAACACGGATCGCCAGACAAATGCTCGATCTTCTGGACGAATACATTCCTATCGTTCAAGGATCGGAGGTACGAGATGATCCTTTTCAACCGATTTCTCGTTATGCGCGTGATCTTATCGCTGAGCAAGGCGACGATACCCCTGTAGAGTGGGTACATAGAGATACGCGTTATGCAGAAAAACTGGCGACACCTGATGTAACGGTTGCCGATTTGATTGGAGATGTTGATCCGATCAAAGCTGCGACCTTGAAGTTGCCTTATTCTGATGAAAGGGTCATCCACTTTGGATTGATTCCTCGTTCGCATAGAGGCCTTTTCACCATCAATGAATTGCCGGATCTTCAGCCTCGTATTCAGGTAGCACTTTTCAATATTTTGCAGGAAAGTGATATTCAGATCAGAGGTTTCCAATTGCGTTTCCCTTTGGATGTACAATTTGTCTTCACCGCCAATCCGGAAGATTACACCAATAGAGGTAGCATCGTTACTCCTTTGAAAGACCGGATCGAAAGCCAGATTCTAACTCATTATCCAAAATCCCTCGACCTTTCTTTAGCTATTACACAGCAGGAAGCTCGTTTGGCTGAAGCCCAAAGAGAAAGGGTAGAAATTGCACCGATTTGTGCCAAATTGGTAGAACAGGTAGCGATTGAAGCCAGAGAAAGTGAGTATGTAGATGAAAAAAGCGGGGTATCTGCCCGTCTGACCATTTCGGCTTACGAAAACCTGAATTCAGCGGTGGAAAGGAGAAGCATTCTCAATGGGGAAGACAAAGGCTATAGCCGTATTTCGGACCTCATGGGAGTAATTCCTGCTATTACGGGAAAGATAGAATTGGTGTATGAAGGAGAACAGGAAGGGCCAGCCATTGTAGCTTCCAAGCTTATCAGCAAGGCCATCAGGTCTGCCTTTGTAGACTATTTCCCCAATCCGGAAAAGCTCAAAAGAAATGCCCCAGAAAATCCGTATCGCGAGATTACCCAGTGGTTTGGACGTGGTCATGTGGTTGATCTGATGAACAATAGTTCAGAAAAGGAATTCAGGAAAGACCTCGACGGTATTCCTGGCCTGGATAAACTGGTCAAGGACTATCACCCCAAAGCCAGTGGTGAAGAAAAATATCTCCTGATGGAATTTGTCCTTCACGGACTTGCAGAATATTCCTTACTCAGCAAACAAGGCCTGGAATCCGGCCTTCAGTTCAAGGACCTCCTCAGCGGCATGCTCAACATCGATGATTTCGGAGTTGATGATGACGATGATGATTATGGAGGGTATTATGAGAAAGGATAG
- a CDS encoding creatininase family protein: MNYSARPYILAETSWKEVKDTDFDVAILPWGATEAHNYHLPYATDNIQADHIMYEVCKRVWEAGSKPILLPCVPFGINTGQLDVKLCINMNPSTQYAVLKDVAEAVREAGIKKLMIFNGHGANNFKNMIRELYPIYPDLFICGLNWFQSGGDWQNFFEHKPDHAGEMETSVMMTIAPQLVKNLSEAGDGAAKKFRFKAFQEGWVYSQRKWTSVTKDTGVGNPYQASVDKGQKWLEHCMANITDFLLEFCKTDPKDFYV; this comes from the coding sequence ATGAATTACTCAGCCCGACCTTATATCCTTGCCGAAACTAGCTGGAAAGAAGTAAAGGATACAGATTTTGATGTTGCGATCCTTCCCTGGGGTGCCACCGAAGCCCATAATTATCACCTGCCCTATGCTACAGATAATATACAGGCCGATCACATTATGTATGAAGTGTGCAAACGTGTCTGGGAAGCCGGATCTAAACCCATTTTATTGCCCTGTGTTCCCTTTGGCATAAATACCGGCCAACTGGATGTGAAACTTTGTATCAATATGAATCCCAGCACGCAGTATGCCGTGCTAAAGGATGTTGCTGAGGCTGTGCGGGAGGCCGGGATCAAAAAACTCATGATCTTTAATGGACATGGAGCTAATAATTTTAAGAATATGATCCGTGAACTTTATCCCATTTATCCGGATCTCTTCATTTGTGGCCTCAACTGGTTTCAGTCGGGCGGAGATTGGCAAAACTTTTTCGAGCATAAGCCCGATCATGCAGGCGAAATGGAGACCAGTGTCATGATGACCATTGCTCCTCAATTGGTAAAGAATCTTTCAGAAGCAGGAGATGGAGCCGCTAAGAAATTTCGCTTTAAGGCTTTTCAGGAAGGTTGGGTCTATTCCCAAAGAAAGTGGACATCCGTAACCAAGGATACTGGAGTGGGAAATCCCTATCAGGCCAGCGTAGATAAAGGTCAGAAATGGCTGGAACACTGTATGGCAAATATTACCGACTTTCTGTTGGAGTTTTGCAAGACCGATCCCAAAGATTTCTATGTTTGA
- a CDS encoding beta-galactosidase — translation MLLRALFLLALILPYPFAHAQSVKSNLPFSKSLLTAPGVNYYPHQWPEDQWEKDLKNMASMGIEFVNVGDQAWASWQRSEGAAQLSGLEKVVSLAEQAGLEVVITIPIMDAPAWLRSSYENIANVGIPQLSNEVYHAAVQTLVKGMARKFANNDAVAGFIIPSLSKEQWEGIDRSQFSQKLFQEYLERNYRSIDSLNTAWGMAFVGETYSSFGEIYLPIKGNIEHPLMNLSYRQFRADELQSFLQDQIKELAAYIPENQWISLHVKEMASFQNPWEYEKLDFLSWSRSNDFIGYADAFEMGVSTAFSNAFFQSTGSLGFSEQGTNRYIPSTQRIALYNALASGNQFISPYRYRQPSFHIGNAEAALLKRDGKTLTAYGETYKQFMGELKLIRDKYPKLVETPAAIKSRNTAILYSPQLLRNASYQNEEEGWDYENHLAGYHKVLRSMGCPVSFIQGNQDFFKYKVLIVAGYEHIDERLVKRLEDFAKKGGNVIFTARSATKDASGSYLAKGPSSPIEKLIGAKVVHTDQIPGTGQSKINHKGQSYKWSSWGEVLELSGSIPLATHGAQYYSGRAAASFKTLSRGSFSYFGFDTDEKLLEQALVRKIFERMRLSFDRMELGMVKAWRDGFWFGMNFGKESQRVPMDPYNTMYVGTLDLGRGEVNVWRERVQDESTKTKVSNISTKSKAPVTASKDAPKEKNAKDKKVKDKKVNEKAAGEKSLFEQTIQNRKKKNN, via the coding sequence ATGTTACTACGGGCACTCTTCCTCCTTGCCTTGATATTGCCCTATCCTTTTGCGCACGCTCAAAGTGTAAAATCAAATCTTCCCTTTAGCAAGTCTTTATTGACTGCTCCGGGGGTAAATTACTATCCACATCAGTGGCCAGAAGATCAGTGGGAAAAAGACCTGAAAAACATGGCCAGCATGGGGATTGAATTTGTCAATGTCGGGGATCAAGCCTGGGCATCCTGGCAAAGATCTGAAGGAGCGGCCCAGCTGTCAGGTTTAGAGAAAGTAGTTTCTCTGGCCGAACAAGCCGGTTTAGAAGTAGTCATTACGATTCCTATTATGGATGCGCCAGCCTGGCTGCGCTCATCCTATGAAAATATTGCAAATGTAGGTATCCCTCAACTCTCAAATGAGGTTTACCATGCTGCTGTACAGACCCTGGTAAAGGGCATGGCCAGAAAATTTGCCAATAATGATGCAGTGGCAGGCTTTATCATTCCCTCACTCAGCAAAGAGCAATGGGAAGGAATTGATAGAAGCCAGTTTTCTCAAAAACTGTTTCAGGAATACCTCGAAAGAAATTACCGTAGCATTGATTCTTTAAATACGGCATGGGGAATGGCTTTTGTAGGAGAGACCTATTCCAGTTTTGGAGAAATTTACCTACCTATAAAAGGAAATATAGAGCATCCCCTCATGAACTTGAGCTATCGCCAGTTCAGAGCCGATGAGTTACAATCCTTCTTACAGGATCAAATCAAGGAATTAGCGGCTTATATCCCCGAAAATCAGTGGATCAGTTTGCATGTGAAGGAAATGGCTTCTTTTCAAAATCCCTGGGAATATGAAAAGCTGGATTTTTTATCCTGGTCTCGTTCGAATGATTTCATCGGATATGCTGATGCTTTCGAAATGGGCGTATCAACCGCTTTTTCAAATGCATTCTTCCAAAGCACAGGATCTCTGGGTTTTAGCGAGCAGGGAACCAATCGCTATATTCCTTCGACTCAACGCATAGCACTTTATAATGCCCTCGCCAGTGGAAATCAATTCATAAGTCCCTACAGATATCGTCAGCCGAGTTTTCATATAGGAAATGCTGAAGCTGCCCTGCTAAAAAGGGATGGGAAAACCCTCACGGCTTATGGAGAGACCTACAAGCAATTTATGGGGGAATTGAAACTCATCCGCGACAAATACCCTAAGTTGGTTGAAACTCCTGCAGCAATAAAAAGTAGAAATACCGCCATTTTATATAGCCCCCAACTTTTGAGAAACGCCAGCTATCAAAATGAAGAAGAAGGCTGGGACTACGAGAATCATTTGGCCGGCTATCATAAAGTGCTCCGCTCCATGGGTTGTCCCGTGAGCTTTATTCAGGGCAATCAGGATTTTTTCAAATACAAAGTGCTGATCGTAGCTGGATATGAGCATATTGATGAAAGGCTTGTAAAAAGATTAGAAGATTTTGCCAAAAAAGGAGGAAATGTAATTTTCACGGCAAGATCTGCAACCAAAGATGCCAGCGGTTCCTATTTGGCTAAAGGGCCATCAAGTCCGATTGAGAAATTGATTGGGGCGAAAGTGGTTCATACAGATCAAATTCCTGGAACTGGCCAAAGCAAAATCAACCACAAAGGCCAAAGTTATAAATGGAGCAGCTGGGGGGAGGTACTCGAACTTTCGGGAAGTATCCCACTTGCTACCCATGGAGCACAATACTATAGTGGCCGTGCTGCAGCATCTTTTAAAACCTTAAGTAGAGGAAGTTTCAGCTACTTTGGCTTTGACACGGATGAAAAACTCCTGGAACAAGCCCTGGTAAGAAAAATATTTGAAAGAATGAGGCTTTCCTTTGACCGCATGGAATTGGGCATGGTAAAAGCCTGGAGAGATGGATTCTGGTTCGGGATGAATTTTGGGAAAGAAAGCCAACGTGTTCCTATGGATCCTTATAACACGATGTATGTAGGTACGCTTGATCTGGGTAGAGGAGAAGTAAATGTATGGAGAGAACGGGTCCAGGATGAATCTACAAAAACAAAGGTTTCCAATATTTCTACCAAAAGTAAAGCACCCGTAACTGCCAGTAAAGACGCGCCAAAAGAAAAAAATGCTAAGGACAAGAAGGTGAAGGATAAAAAAGTGAATGAAAAAGCAGCAGGCGAAAAGTCTTTATTCGAGCAGACGATTCAAAACAGGAAAAAGAAAAACAATTGA
- a CDS encoding DUF1501 domain-containing protein: MKRRDFMRGALPMIAAPLALGGVPVRAMAESLMTSSFTCEEVGDRVLVIIQLSGGNDGINTFVPLDQYNTYRNLRPRIGIDNVGVRKYIDLDTTLPSNQQIGLHPDLGGFKNLYDQGKLKVVQNVAYPNINGSHFRGTDIWLSGKDGPSMVENPDSGWFGRYLDHRFTNYPDQYPSTDMPDPPGLEFGSHIVSLGFHRAMGIPMGITLSNNPSNFAAQVNGLGGALPDTFPDSDYGRELEFITDVERTTNVYAQRLTDVYNLGANSPNVTYPMTYHSNASRFQNNPLSPQLRTVARLLAGGIKTKVFLVRMGGFDTHENQALMNKPSFGGHGTLLYHLSEAVNAFMEDLKGLGLDDRVIGLTFSEFGRQVGENGTFGTDHGTSAPMVVFGKGVDGGVLGDNPDIVNINRNRLVGFEWDYRQILSSVMMDWFGVNYGTLDVMEFYDHAVNLPDLVNSNFIDDQGNTVDFKADPACDLTVDLPAPTGGGGGGGGGPTNIDLFPEGQALNLWPNPASALMKLRLESESMQPATAGIFDLNGKLVKEISLRLFNGENTLELDVSDVKEGTYILHLMANHGNSFSAKRLGYAKFVISR; the protein is encoded by the coding sequence ATGAAAAGACGAGATTTTATGAGAGGAGCATTGCCAATGATAGCAGCTCCTTTGGCACTGGGTGGAGTACCTGTACGTGCGATGGCCGAATCTTTGATGACCAGCTCTTTTACCTGTGAAGAAGTAGGGGATCGGGTTTTGGTGATCATTCAATTGTCTGGAGGAAATGATGGTATAAATACCTTCGTTCCTTTGGATCAATACAATACCTATAGAAATTTGCGACCCCGCATTGGAATTGACAATGTAGGTGTGAGAAAATATATCGACCTGGATACCACTTTGCCGAGCAATCAGCAAATTGGATTACACCCGGATTTAGGAGGATTTAAAAATCTCTATGATCAGGGAAAACTCAAGGTCGTGCAAAATGTAGCTTATCCCAATATCAATGGTTCTCACTTTAGAGGGACTGATATTTGGTTGAGTGGAAAGGATGGCCCGAGTATGGTCGAAAATCCGGATTCCGGTTGGTTTGGTCGTTACCTGGATCACAGATTTACCAATTATCCGGATCAGTATCCGAGTACCGATATGCCTGATCCTCCAGGTTTGGAATTTGGTAGCCATATTGTTTCTCTGGGCTTCCACCGGGCGATGGGTATTCCTATGGGAATTACCCTTAGCAACAATCCCAGCAACTTTGCCGCTCAGGTAAATGGATTGGGAGGAGCTCTTCCGGATACTTTCCCTGATTCTGATTATGGTCGTGAACTTGAGTTCATCACAGATGTAGAGCGTACTACGAATGTATATGCTCAGCGTCTGACGGATGTGTATAATTTGGGTGCCAATAGCCCCAATGTTACTTATCCGATGACCTACCACTCCAATGCGAGTCGATTCCAGAATAATCCGCTTTCTCCTCAGTTGAGAACGGTTGCACGCTTGCTGGCTGGAGGGATTAAAACCAAGGTATTCCTGGTAAGAATGGGGGGATTTGATACCCATGAAAATCAGGCCTTGATGAATAAACCTTCCTTTGGTGGACATGGTACCCTGCTATATCACCTTTCTGAAGCCGTAAACGCGTTCATGGAAGACCTAAAAGGACTGGGACTGGATGACAGAGTAATCGGTCTGACTTTTTCAGAATTTGGTCGCCAGGTGGGTGAGAATGGAACCTTTGGGACAGATCATGGAACTTCGGCTCCTATGGTGGTCTTTGGCAAAGGCGTTGATGGGGGTGTATTAGGGGATAATCCTGACATCGTCAATATCAATCGAAACCGTTTGGTGGGATTTGAATGGGATTACCGTCAAATTCTTTCCTCGGTCATGATGGACTGGTTTGGGGTGAATTACGGAACCCTGGATGTTATGGAATTCTATGATCATGCAGTCAATCTGCCAGACCTGGTCAACTCCAATTTTATAGACGATCAGGGTAATACGGTTGACTTTAAAGCAGATCCTGCCTGTGACCTTACCGTAGATCTGCCTGCACCTACTGGTGGCGGAGGTGGCGGCGGCGGAGGTCCCACGAATATCGATCTCTTCCCAGAAGGTCAAGCCCTCAATTTATGGCCTAATCCGGCATCAGCATTGATGAAGCTTAGGTTGGAATCGGAAAGTATGCAGCCGGCTACGGCAGGGATATTTGATCTGAATGGAAAGTTGGTAAAGGAAATATCTTTGCGGCTTTTCAATGGAGAAAATACCCTGGAGTTGGATGTAAGTGATGTAAAAGAAGGAACCTACATCCTGCATCTGATGGCCAATCACGGAAATAGCTTTAGTGCAAAACGCCTGGGCTATGCGAAATTCGTGATCAGTAGATAG
- a CDS encoding DUF1800 family protein — MASLAQRNGQLGRRLSAHLLRRTTFGPKRAEIDDLASRTADEAVDLLMNFPPIPPPPVDPATGLTWVVTGRGGANSDDDDLKAIVNSWWLHQIFDPNLAVNAVQKVFFFLHCSFVTGLDVIEYSENHYYTLRLLYHYVDKSYKDLALKMCLDNGMNDFLDIGESEKNSPNENFVREFFELFTIGKGPQIGEGDYTTFTEQDVAEAARLMTGFRRNDAWDDPLGFDPDTGLPRATFDIGRHDTTDKIFSNAFQNTIIGGRALETDMILEVQEFVDMIFAQDATALEITRRMYRFFVRPLITQEVEDDIIVPLANNLKNNNYQVIPVLKQLLKSEHFYDEGNPDTTDEIVGGLIKSPLELQVGVIRYFDLPIPDPALDAFASYVTFYRFGIQRPQSEACFDLFMPPEVAGYPPIYQNPDFNRLWMNSKSLPARHQIIEEHIYGNDPLRLDLMSWVNNPANITEYTGNDPMGNPGPHAGARIAHHLVQELIDYLLPEGIDANRFSYFMDEILLDNLSETSWMFEWDTYVASGDDVAVRQQIEKLVRGILQSPEYSLA, encoded by the coding sequence ATGGCATCATTAGCTCAAAGAAATGGACAGTTGGGTCGTCGGTTATCTGCTCATTTGCTCAGGCGGACTACCTTCGGACCTAAAAGAGCAGAAATTGATGATTTAGCATCGAGGACTGCAGACGAGGCTGTCGATTTGTTGATGAATTTTCCTCCGATTCCCCCTCCCCCCGTTGATCCTGCCACTGGCCTTACCTGGGTTGTTACCGGCCGTGGTGGAGCTAATTCTGATGACGATGACCTCAAAGCTATCGTCAACTCCTGGTGGTTGCACCAAATCTTTGATCCCAATCTCGCAGTAAATGCTGTGCAAAAGGTATTTTTCTTTTTGCACTGTAGTTTCGTGACGGGTTTGGATGTCATTGAATACAGTGAAAACCACTACTATACCCTTAGACTTTTATATCATTATGTAGATAAAAGTTACAAGGATCTTGCGCTAAAAATGTGTCTCGACAATGGGATGAATGATTTCCTCGATATCGGGGAAAGTGAAAAGAACAGTCCCAATGAAAACTTTGTGCGAGAATTCTTTGAACTATTCACCATTGGTAAAGGTCCTCAGATTGGAGAAGGTGATTATACCACTTTCACCGAGCAGGACGTAGCTGAGGCTGCCCGTTTGATGACGGGTTTTCGTCGAAACGATGCCTGGGATGATCCTTTAGGATTTGATCCGGATACTGGATTGCCCCGAGCCACTTTTGACATAGGTCGTCACGATACCACTGACAAAATCTTTTCCAATGCCTTCCAGAATACCATTATTGGTGGAAGGGCCCTTGAAACGGATATGATCCTGGAAGTTCAGGAGTTTGTAGACATGATCTTCGCTCAGGACGCAACTGCGCTGGAGATCACCCGAAGGATGTATAGATTCTTTGTAAGGCCTCTGATTACCCAGGAGGTCGAAGATGATATCATCGTACCTTTGGCCAACAATCTCAAGAACAACAATTATCAGGTCATTCCGGTTCTCAAGCAATTGTTGAAAAGTGAACACTTTTACGATGAGGGCAATCCGGATACCACCGATGAAATTGTAGGTGGCCTGATCAAGTCTCCTTTGGAGCTACAGGTTGGCGTGATTCGCTACTTTGATCTTCCCATTCCGGATCCTGCATTGGATGCTTTTGCTTCCTATGTTACCTTCTATCGTTTTGGGATACAAAGACCTCAATCTGAGGCCTGCTTTGATCTCTTCATGCCACCAGAAGTAGCCGGTTATCCGCCGATTTATCAAAATCCGGATTTCAATCGCTTATGGATGAATTCGAAATCTCTTCCAGCGCGACATCAGATCATAGAAGAACATATCTATGGGAATGATCCGCTCCGACTGGATTTGATGAGCTGGGTAAATAATCCTGCAAATATTACGGAATACACGGGAAATGATCCTATGGGCAATCCCGGACCGCATGCAGGAGCCAGAATTGCACATCATCTGGTGCAGGAGTTGATCGATTATCTCTTGCCGGAAGGTATAGATGCCAACCGTTTCTCTTACTTCATGGACGAAATCCTTCTTGATAACCTCAGCGAAACCAGCTGGATGTTTGAATGGGATACCTATGTAGCTTCTGGAGATGACGTAGCGGTACGTCAGCAAATCGAGAAATTGGTTCGTGGCATCCTGCAGTCGCCTGAATATTCATTAGCATAA